From the Leucobacter tenebrionis genome, one window contains:
- a CDS encoding sensor histidine kinase, translating to MATLRDLATKYSTLNEEEIEWLELLALDWQLLADLALSDVVLWVPTENGDYLAVAHSRPAGSVTLFYRDIVGEFLRPDWRELVDAAMGCGEPVISTSPAWYEENPMRLSAYSVSRRDGQGAEHGPFAVATVHTSVADTQTASRIGAAFREVSGDMFSMIQHGLFPSPGTSSVREHGAPRASDGLVRIDLEGIATFASPNTQTIFNRLGYRDELEGENFSEVIADIVKGQFDTNESLPLIAQGKVAKRGEITARGRTVNLRSIPVIRDGARVGGIVLTRDVTEMRQQAQELITKDATIREIHHRVKNNLQTVASLLRVQARRARSEEAKQVLGQAMRRVAAIAVVHDTLSTGLAQIVDFDVVFDRVLGLAAEVASLHNTTVHLRKEGEFGELPSEYATPLALALTEIVTNAVEHGLAGREGEVFIHADRTDERLSVEIVDTGTGLPGGTVGDGLGTQIVRTLVEGELGGSIIWGPDQGGGTRVAVQVPLHWISAQTREIPRIPA from the coding sequence GTGGCAACTCTGCGTGATCTCGCGACGAAGTACTCGACCCTGAACGAAGAGGAGATCGAGTGGCTCGAGCTGCTCGCCCTCGATTGGCAATTGCTGGCCGATCTCGCACTCAGCGACGTCGTGCTCTGGGTGCCGACCGAAAACGGCGATTACCTCGCGGTGGCGCACAGCCGCCCCGCGGGCTCGGTGACCCTCTTCTACCGGGACATCGTCGGCGAGTTCCTGCGCCCGGACTGGCGCGAACTGGTCGATGCGGCCATGGGATGCGGAGAACCCGTCATCTCGACCTCGCCGGCCTGGTACGAGGAGAACCCCATGCGTCTCTCCGCCTACTCGGTGAGCCGACGAGACGGACAGGGCGCCGAGCACGGCCCCTTCGCGGTCGCGACCGTGCACACGAGCGTCGCCGACACGCAGACGGCCTCGCGCATCGGCGCGGCATTCCGCGAGGTCTCCGGTGACATGTTCTCGATGATCCAGCACGGTCTCTTCCCGTCGCCCGGCACATCGTCGGTGCGCGAGCACGGGGCGCCCCGCGCCTCGGACGGACTCGTGCGCATCGACCTCGAGGGCATCGCAACGTTCGCGAGCCCCAACACCCAGACGATCTTCAACAGGCTCGGCTACCGCGACGAGCTCGAGGGCGAGAACTTCTCGGAGGTCATCGCAGACATCGTCAAGGGACAGTTCGACACGAACGAATCGCTGCCGCTCATCGCGCAGGGCAAGGTCGCCAAGCGCGGCGAGATCACCGCGCGGGGCCGCACGGTCAACCTGCGTTCGATCCCGGTGATCCGCGACGGGGCCAGGGTGGGCGGCATCGTGCTCACGCGCGACGTCACCGAGATGCGCCAGCAGGCGCAGGAGCTCATCACGAAGGACGCGACGATCCGCGAGATCCACCACCGGGTGAAGAACAACCTGCAGACCGTGGCATCGCTGCTGCGCGTGCAGGCGCGCCGCGCTCGGAGCGAGGAGGCGAAGCAGGTGCTCGGCCAGGCGATGCGTCGTGTCGCCGCCATCGCGGTGGTGCACGACACGCTGTCGACGGGGCTCGCGCAGATCGTCGACTTCGACGTGGTCTTCGACCGCGTGCTCGGACTCGCCGCCGAGGTCGCGAGCCTGCACAACACCACTGTTCACCTGCGCAAGGAGGGCGAGTTCGGGGAGCTGCCGTCGGAGTACGCCACGCCGCTCGCGCTGGCGCTCACGGAGATCGTGACGAACGCGGTCGAGCACGGCCTGGCCGGTCGCGAGGGCGAGGTGTTCATCCACGCGGATCGCACCGACGAGCGTCTCTCCGTCGAGATCGTCGACACCGGCACCGGGCTTCCCGGCGGTACCGTGGGCGACGGGCTCGGCACCCAGATCGTGCGCACGCTGGTCGAGGGCGAGCTGGGCGGCAGTATCATCTGGGGGCCCGACCAGGGCGGCGGAACCCGCGTCGCCGTGCAGGTACCGCTGCACTGGATCTCGGCCCAGACTCGCGAGATCCCGCGCATCCCGGCATAG
- the rlmB gene encoding 23S rRNA (guanosine(2251)-2'-O)-methyltransferase RlmB — translation MSNKKSRTGAVRKKGLGKAVGSGGQGRQALEGRGPTPRAEDREYHPAHKAKKARERYEAAKQRHAAGGAGRPAGGGTRGGSKKDESELVTGRNAVLEALRTRIPATALYVAARIEMDDRTREILRLATNRNLPVLEVMRPEMDRMTERDTVHQGVVLKVPPMEYAHPLEMLDEIIDRDEVPLIVALDGVTDPRNLGAIIRSTAAFGGQGVVVPQRRSAGLNSAAWKTSAGAAARIPVAMASNLTQTLKEFKKQGVFVLGLDGGGDVSLPGLELADRPLVLVVGSEGKGLSRLVTEHCDAVVSIPISSATESLNAGIAASVALYEVSKLRAEQSSR, via the coding sequence ATGAGTAATAAGAAGAGCCGTACCGGCGCCGTTCGCAAGAAGGGTCTCGGCAAGGCCGTCGGCTCCGGGGGGCAGGGCCGTCAGGCCCTCGAGGGCCGCGGGCCCACACCCCGTGCCGAGGATCGCGAGTACCACCCCGCCCACAAGGCGAAGAAGGCGCGCGAGCGCTACGAGGCCGCCAAGCAGCGCCATGCGGCGGGCGGGGCGGGGCGGCCCGCGGGAGGCGGGACCCGCGGCGGCTCGAAGAAGGACGAATCGGAGCTCGTTACCGGCCGCAACGCGGTGCTCGAGGCGCTGCGCACGAGGATCCCCGCTACCGCGCTCTACGTCGCCGCCCGCATCGAGATGGACGACCGCACGCGGGAGATCCTGCGCCTCGCGACCAACAGGAACCTGCCGGTGCTCGAGGTGATGCGTCCCGAGATGGACCGTATGACCGAGCGCGACACGGTGCACCAGGGCGTCGTGCTCAAGGTGCCGCCCATGGAGTACGCCCACCCGCTCGAGATGCTCGACGAGATCATCGACCGCGACGAGGTGCCGCTGATCGTGGCGCTCGACGGCGTGACCGATCCCCGCAATCTCGGGGCGATCATCCGCTCGACCGCGGCATTCGGGGGACAGGGAGTGGTCGTGCCCCAGCGCCGCTCGGCCGGCCTCAACTCGGCGGCGTGGAAGACTTCGGCGGGTGCTGCCGCGCGCATCCCCGTCGCCATGGCCTCGAACCTCACGCAGACCCTCAAGGAGTTCAAGAAGCAGGGGGTGTTCGTGCTCGGCCTCGACGGCGGCGGGGACGTATCGCTGCCCGGGCTCGAGCTCGCCGACCGACCGCTCGTGCTGGTCGTGGGCAGCGAGGGCAAGGGGCTCTCGCGACTCGTGACCGAGCACTGCGACGCCGTGGTGTCGATCCCGATCTCCTCGGCCACCGAGTCGCTGAACGCCGGGATCGCCGCGAGCGTGGCGCTCTACGAGGTGTCGAAGCTCCGCGCGGAGCAGTCTTCACGGTGA
- a CDS encoding sensor histidine kinase, with protein MDPTLLVLASTALGAVAGAAVAVAILSLRRAGIRRAAELRPELGDVATTILDEIDMFAVILDSSLTPVYANPVARQERHISDDDIRNPEFLLRVRRVMTSGVPDTHEPDPTDPSDTVRIHIVRIQRRFVVVLAEDLGEEQRVNAMRRDFIANVSHELKTPIAAIGLLSEAVQQAADEPELVRGFAKSLVKESRRLGELSRDIIQLSEAQSSLRPEDRETVSLRDLVRSETESHREFAAQHGIELVITDDSAKGRDALILGRPTSLGAAVANLLSNAIRHSPEGGRVGIGMTIERRNFLVTVTDQGEGIAPEHLGRIFERFYRVDGARTRGEGGTGLGLSITRHTMRAHGGDVDVWSQPGIGSSFTLTFPLYDPEGSAKISKRAKKAKRAAREHAETPQQPAAPAAPQKGHR; from the coding sequence ATGGACCCGACCCTGCTCGTTCTCGCTTCGACAGCACTGGGAGCAGTGGCCGGCGCGGCCGTCGCCGTCGCGATCCTGAGCCTGCGCAGAGCCGGCATCCGCAGGGCCGCAGAGCTGAGACCCGAGCTGGGTGACGTGGCCACCACGATCCTCGACGAGATCGACATGTTCGCGGTGATCCTCGACTCCTCGCTCACTCCCGTGTATGCGAATCCGGTTGCCCGCCAGGAGCGCCACATCAGCGACGACGACATCCGAAACCCGGAGTTCCTGCTCCGAGTACGCCGGGTGATGACCTCGGGGGTGCCCGACACCCACGAGCCGGATCCGACCGACCCCTCCGACACCGTCCGCATTCACATCGTGCGCATCCAGCGCCGTTTCGTGGTCGTGCTGGCCGAAGACCTCGGCGAGGAACAACGGGTGAACGCGATGCGACGCGATTTCATCGCGAACGTGAGCCACGAGCTCAAAACCCCCATCGCCGCGATCGGCCTCCTCTCGGAAGCCGTCCAGCAGGCCGCCGATGAGCCGGAGCTCGTGCGCGGGTTCGCGAAGAGCCTCGTCAAGGAGTCGCGCAGGCTCGGGGAGCTCAGCCGCGACATCATCCAGCTCTCCGAGGCCCAGTCGTCGCTGCGCCCGGAGGATCGCGAGACCGTCTCGCTGCGCGACCTCGTGCGCAGCGAGACCGAGTCCCATCGCGAGTTCGCGGCGCAGCACGGCATCGAGCTGGTCATCACCGACGACTCCGCGAAGGGGCGCGACGCGCTGATCCTCGGCCGCCCCACCTCGCTCGGCGCCGCCGTCGCGAACCTGCTGAGCAACGCGATCAGGCACTCACCCGAGGGCGGGAGGGTCGGGATCGGCATGACGATCGAGCGCCGCAACTTCCTCGTGACCGTCACCGATCAGGGCGAGGGCATCGCACCCGAGCACCTCGGCCGCATCTTCGAGCGGTTCTACCGCGTCGACGGCGCCCGCACCCGCGGCGAGGGCGGCACCGGGCTGGGGCTCAGCATCACGAGGCACACGATGCGCGCGCACGGGGGCGACGTCGACGTGTGGTCGCAGCCCGGCATCGGATCCAGCTTCACACTCACCTTCCCGCTCTACGACCCCGAGGGCTCCGCCAAGATCTCCAAGCGCGCGAAGAAGGCCAAGCGCGCCGCCCGCGAGCACGCGGAGACCCCGCAGCAGCCTGCCGCTCCGGCGGCCCCCCAGAAAGGACACCGGTAG
- the phoU gene encoding phosphate signaling complex protein PhoU, whose protein sequence is MREVFQQELREVQERLVKIAELVEEAIENATAAFGNSDVALAERVLDGADEIDVLAAELDQLTIDILARQQPVASDLRLMVGALRMSASLERMGDLAQHIAQLARYRYPESAIPKGLKKIFVRMGALDVEMASKIVELLSTQEPRVIAEVRDLDDDLDELHAKVFEKVLSDKLAANPMGAVDATLASRYHERFGDHAVSIAKQVQFFLSGTLD, encoded by the coding sequence ATGCGTGAGGTCTTTCAGCAGGAACTGCGCGAGGTGCAGGAGCGCCTGGTCAAGATCGCCGAGCTCGTAGAGGAAGCGATCGAGAATGCGACCGCGGCGTTCGGCAACTCCGACGTGGCGCTCGCGGAACGCGTGCTCGACGGCGCCGACGAGATCGATGTGCTCGCGGCGGAGCTCGACCAGCTCACCATCGACATCCTCGCCAGGCAGCAGCCCGTCGCCTCTGACCTCCGGCTCATGGTCGGCGCGCTGCGCATGAGCGCCTCGCTCGAGCGCATGGGCGACCTCGCGCAGCACATCGCCCAGCTCGCGCGCTACCGCTACCCCGAGAGTGCGATCCCGAAGGGGCTGAAGAAGATCTTCGTGCGCATGGGCGCGCTCGACGTCGAGATGGCGAGCAAGATCGTCGAACTGCTCAGCACGCAGGAGCCCAGGGTGATCGCGGAGGTGCGCGACCTCGACGACGACCTTGACGAGCTGCACGCGAAGGTGTTCGAGAAGGTGCTGAGCGACAAGCTCGCCGCGAACCCGATGGGCGCGGTCGACGCGACGCTCGCGAGCCGGTACCACGAGCGCTTCGGCGATCACGCTGTGAGCATCGCCAAACAGGTGCAGTTCTTCCTGAGCGGCACACTGGACTGA
- a CDS encoding Rv3235 family protein: MPVHPSFGSLTSTDIPPPATRLIQKLALFAFEALEGSRAVAQLGGWVTPEVVQQLRERRAARTERRTLYGDERRIVATPGRAHIGQPLPHIVEATVVLYAEPRTRAVALRFEYVSGRWRATDLTVL; encoded by the coding sequence GTGCCGGTCCACCCGTCGTTCGGCAGCCTGACGAGCACCGATATCCCGCCACCCGCAACGCGGCTGATCCAGAAGCTGGCGCTCTTCGCGTTCGAAGCGCTCGAGGGGTCGCGCGCCGTCGCCCAGCTCGGCGGCTGGGTGACCCCGGAGGTCGTCCAGCAGCTGCGAGAGCGCCGTGCGGCGCGCACAGAGCGCCGCACGCTCTACGGCGATGAGCGACGCATCGTGGCGACTCCCGGTCGAGCGCATATCGGGCAGCCCCTGCCTCACATCGTCGAGGCGACCGTGGTGCTGTATGCGGAGCCCAGGACCCGCGCGGTCGCCCTGCGCTTCGAGTACGTCTCGGGTCGCTGGCGCGCCACCGACCTCACCGTGCTCTGA
- the cysS gene encoding cysteine--tRNA ligase, producing MRQRIYDSRAQQVVDFEPIETGRIGLYVCGPTVQSAPHIGHLRSALVYDQMRRWFEATGHDVTLIRNVTDIDDKILDNARAAQESGSTEQWWALAYRVERDFTAAYDAIGVLPPTYEPRATANIAEMIALIERLIERGHAYTAADGSGSVYFDTASWAEYGALTRQSREQMEDAADSEPVGKRDPRDFALWKAHRAHEPESASWPSPWGRGRPGWHIECSAMATRYLGEEFDIHGGGLDLRFPHHENELAQSTAAGQPFARHWIHNGLVNTGGQKMSKSLGNSLFAADLLAASRPIVLRYFLGSAHYRSVLEFSETSLAEAEAAFSRIEGFLERAEGADLRERRESQNRGEGLASAVPAAFAEAMLDDFAIPQALAALHGSVRAGNAALDAGDAEQVLRSAAEVHAMLDVLGLNPTDAAWASGSGTDDASRTALDALATALIEQRAEARKNKDFATSDAIRDSLSAAGIALEDTPNGTRWSLS from the coding sequence GTGAGACAACGCATCTACGATTCGCGTGCGCAGCAGGTCGTCGATTTCGAGCCCATCGAGACGGGCCGGATCGGCCTCTACGTCTGCGGCCCGACCGTGCAGTCGGCGCCCCACATCGGGCACCTGCGCAGTGCGCTCGTCTACGATCAGATGCGGCGCTGGTTCGAGGCGACCGGTCACGATGTCACCCTGATCCGCAACGTCACCGACATCGACGACAAGATCCTCGACAATGCGCGTGCCGCGCAGGAATCGGGATCAACGGAGCAGTGGTGGGCGCTGGCCTACCGGGTGGAGCGCGACTTCACTGCCGCCTATGACGCGATCGGCGTGCTGCCGCCCACCTACGAACCGCGGGCGACGGCGAACATCGCCGAGATGATCGCTCTCATCGAGCGGTTGATCGAGCGGGGGCACGCCTATACCGCGGCCGACGGCTCGGGCAGCGTCTACTTCGACACCGCGAGCTGGGCGGAGTACGGCGCGCTCACGCGGCAGAGCCGCGAGCAGATGGAGGACGCGGCCGATTCGGAGCCGGTGGGAAAGCGGGATCCGCGCGACTTCGCTCTGTGGAAGGCCCACCGTGCGCACGAGCCGGAGTCGGCTTCGTGGCCCTCGCCGTGGGGTCGTGGCCGACCGGGGTGGCACATCGAATGCTCGGCGATGGCGACGCGCTATCTCGGCGAGGAGTTCGATATCCACGGCGGCGGCCTCGACCTGCGATTCCCGCACCACGAGAACGAGTTGGCCCAGTCGACCGCTGCCGGGCAGCCGTTCGCGCGGCACTGGATCCACAACGGCCTCGTCAACACGGGTGGTCAGAAGATGTCGAAGTCGCTCGGCAACTCGCTCTTCGCCGCTGATCTGCTCGCGGCGTCGCGGCCGATCGTACTGCGCTACTTCCTCGGTTCGGCCCACTACCGCTCGGTACTCGAGTTCTCGGAGACCTCGCTCGCCGAGGCCGAGGCGGCGTTCTCGCGGATCGAGGGGTTCCTGGAGCGGGCGGAGGGCGCGGATCTGCGCGAGCGACGCGAGTCGCAGAATCGCGGAGAGGGCCTCGCTTCGGCAGTACCCGCAGCCTTCGCGGAGGCGATGCTCGACGACTTCGCGATCCCGCAGGCCCTCGCCGCTCTGCACGGCTCGGTGCGCGCCGGCAACGCGGCGCTCGACGCCGGGGACGCCGAGCAGGTTCTCCGCTCCGCAGCCGAGGTGCACGCCATGCTCGATGTGCTCGGCCTGAACCCGACCGATGCGGCGTGGGCCTCGGGATCCGGCACCGACGATGCGTCTCGCACCGCGCTCGACGCGCTCGCAACCGCGCTCATCGAGCAGCGCGCCGAGGCCCGCAAGAACAAAGACTTCGCCACGAGCGATGCGATCCGCGACAGCCTGTCGGCTGCGGGGATCGCGCTGGAAGACACCCCGAACGGAACCCGCTGGAGCCTGTCATGA